Proteins found in one Geomonas subterranea genomic segment:
- a CDS encoding AI-2E family transporter produces METRTIPTTLQVSYALAVLAVFTVLHFHLLPAVFAGLAVYALTAKLALKLPGRWGSLTQKLALAGIILFVIGLVSAIGLGLWSFLRGHHGMSNLLGTAAETLDNLKRNLPEDLTAMLPDTVDELREQIVTMLREHGKNISSVGMSGVKTFAHMVLGMVVGSLAVLHRFNKEEGFPPLAANLHDRLLNLASAFDKVVFAQVKISLLNTALTALYLAVILPLCGVQLPMVTLLILLTFIAGLLPVVGNLISNFTIVLISLGVSPMVGVASLVFLVLIHKLEYFTNARIVGSEVKASVWELLTAMLVMEAIFGVAGLVAAPVVYAWLKQELKAYRLV; encoded by the coding sequence ATGGAAACCAGAACGATCCCCACCACGCTGCAGGTAAGCTACGCGCTGGCGGTACTCGCCGTCTTCACGGTGCTGCACTTCCACCTGCTGCCGGCGGTGTTCGCCGGGCTCGCGGTGTACGCGCTGACGGCGAAGCTCGCGCTGAAACTCCCGGGACGCTGGGGGTCGCTCACCCAGAAGCTGGCGCTGGCGGGAATCATCCTGTTCGTGATCGGGCTCGTTTCCGCAATCGGCCTGGGACTTTGGTCCTTTTTGCGCGGGCACCACGGCATGTCCAACCTCCTGGGGACCGCCGCCGAGACCCTGGACAACCTGAAGCGGAACCTCCCCGAGGACCTGACCGCCATGCTGCCGGACACGGTGGACGAACTGCGCGAGCAGATCGTCACCATGCTGCGCGAGCACGGCAAGAACATCTCGTCGGTGGGGATGTCCGGGGTGAAGACCTTCGCGCACATGGTCCTGGGGATGGTGGTGGGAAGCCTCGCCGTGCTGCACCGCTTCAACAAGGAGGAGGGTTTCCCTCCGCTGGCCGCCAACCTGCACGACCGCCTCCTGAACCTCGCCAGCGCCTTCGACAAGGTGGTGTTCGCGCAGGTGAAGATCTCGCTTCTGAACACGGCCCTGACCGCGCTCTACCTGGCGGTTATCCTTCCCCTGTGCGGCGTCCAGCTTCCCATGGTGACGCTTTTGATCCTGCTCACCTTCATCGCCGGGCTCCTCCCGGTGGTGGGAAACCTCATCTCCAACTTCACCATCGTGCTGATCAGCCTCGGGGTTTCCCCCATGGTCGGCGTCGCTTCCCTCGTCTTCCTGGTGCTGATCCACAAGCTTGAGTACTTCACCAACGCCCGCATCGTCGGGAGCGAGGTGAAGGCGAGCGTGTGGGAGCTTTTGACCGCCATGCTGGTCATGGAAGCGATCTTCGGCGTCGCGGGGCTCGTCGCGGCCCCCGTGGTCTACGCCTGGCTCAAGCAGGAACTGAAGGCCTATCGCCTGGTCTGA
- a CDS encoding uroporphyrinogen decarboxylase family protein: protein MTSMERVLTTLSHREPDRVPLFLLLSLHGARELGLTIEKYFSRAEHVVQGQLRMLERYGHDCIYTFFHASLEAEAWGGCTIFREDGPPNAGPPPVTADAIASLTPPRVEDVPCLRRVLEAQRALRQAVGEAVPVIGVVMSPFSLPVMQLGFDHYLDLMFDRPDLMQRLMELNGAFCADWANAQLAAGAHAICYFDPLASPKLIDPLLYRRYGAPAAQKAMAAISGPTATHLASGPCLPVVDDLAASGTMMVGVGGEEELAAVKNACRGRLTVLGNLNGVEMRSWDEGATLAAVKGAIDAAAPGGGFILSDQHGEIPWQVPEATLRLIGEAAREFGSYTGTGGRD from the coding sequence ATGACCAGCATGGAACGCGTCCTCACCACGCTGTCGCACCGGGAGCCGGACCGGGTTCCGCTCTTTTTGCTCCTATCCCTGCACGGCGCGCGGGAACTGGGGCTCACCATCGAGAAGTATTTCTCCAGGGCCGAGCACGTGGTGCAGGGGCAGCTGCGCATGCTGGAGCGTTACGGTCACGACTGCATCTACACCTTCTTTCACGCCTCCCTCGAGGCCGAGGCATGGGGAGGGTGCACCATCTTCAGGGAGGACGGCCCTCCCAACGCGGGACCTCCGCCGGTCACGGCCGACGCGATCGCCTCGCTCACCCCGCCGCGGGTCGAGGACGTGCCGTGCTTGAGGCGCGTGCTCGAGGCCCAGCGCGCCCTGAGACAGGCGGTCGGGGAGGCGGTACCGGTGATCGGCGTCGTCATGTCCCCCTTCTCGCTCCCGGTCATGCAGCTTGGCTTCGACCACTACCTCGACCTCATGTTCGACCGCCCGGACCTCATGCAGAGGCTCATGGAGCTCAACGGAGCCTTTTGCGCCGACTGGGCCAACGCCCAGCTTGCCGCCGGTGCCCACGCCATCTGTTATTTCGACCCGCTCGCCTCACCCAAACTGATCGATCCCCTCCTGTACCGCCGCTACGGCGCTCCCGCAGCCCAAAAGGCCATGGCGGCCATTTCTGGTCCCACCGCCACCCACCTCGCCTCCGGCCCCTGCCTCCCGGTGGTGGATGACCTGGCCGCTTCGGGCACCATGATGGTGGGGGTGGGAGGGGAAGAGGAGCTCGCGGCCGTCAAGAACGCCTGCCGGGGCCGGCTCACGGTGCTGGGAAACCTCAACGGCGTAGAGATGCGCTCCTGGGACGAGGGGGCCACCCTGGCCGCGGTCAAGGGGGCCATCGATGCCGCGGCCCCCGGCGGCGGCTTCATCCTCTCGGACCAGCATGGCGAGATCCCCTGGCAGGTGCCCGAAGCGACCCTGCGCCTCATCGGCGAGGCGGCGCGGGAATTCGGCAGCTACACCGGTACCGGCGGGAGGGATTGA
- a CDS encoding glycoside hydrolase family 2 protein, giving the protein MEYPRPQLQRPEWLSLNGPWRFTFDDDARYGVPSDIGAWPLTIEVPFAPEAKASGIGDTGFHKVCWYQRDFEYRPEEGKKVILHFGAVDYLAHVWVNDMLVARHRGGFTPFSADIGHLLSPLGTQRLTVRVEDDPEDLEKPRGKQDWRPEPHAIWYYRTTGIWQTVWLEQVPETYVRRIRWSPHLERWEIGFEAFILGPIADELEVQVRLSSDGDLLVEDRYRVIRGEVHRRIALSDPGIDDFRNDLLWSPEHPRLIDAEVKLLKGGEVIDSITSYTALRSAKVHRDRFLLNGRLYPLKLVLDQGYWPETLMTPPSSEAARRDVELAKQMGFNGVRKHQKLEDPRYLYWADRLGLVVWGEMPSAFRFTTRAVKRLMREWTEAIERDYSHPCVIVWVPFNESWGVPDLTATQAHRDAVHAFYHLTKTLDPERPVIGNDGWESSATDIIGIHDYDNNPQTLRERYGPQVKPDELFDRRRPGGRILTLDGYPHRGQPIILTEFGGVAYVNPADESHQGTWGYFRHASLEEFEKLVLALIDVARGTAMFSGFCYTQFADTFQEANGLLYADRTPKIPLERICEAVRGQVEEGALHWEST; this is encoded by the coding sequence ATGGAATACCCCCGCCCGCAACTGCAGCGCCCCGAATGGCTCTCCCTCAACGGTCCCTGGCGCTTCACCTTCGACGACGACGCGCGCTACGGCGTCCCGTCCGACATCGGGGCCTGGCCCCTCACCATCGAGGTCCCCTTCGCCCCGGAAGCGAAGGCTTCGGGGATCGGCGACACCGGTTTCCACAAGGTCTGCTGGTACCAGCGCGACTTCGAGTACCGCCCCGAGGAGGGGAAGAAGGTGATCCTCCACTTCGGCGCGGTGGATTACCTGGCCCACGTCTGGGTGAACGACATGCTGGTCGCGAGGCACCGCGGCGGCTTCACCCCGTTCAGCGCCGACATCGGCCACCTCCTCTCCCCCTTAGGCACCCAGCGGTTGACGGTCCGGGTGGAGGACGACCCGGAGGACCTGGAGAAGCCGCGCGGCAAGCAGGACTGGCGCCCGGAGCCCCACGCCATCTGGTACTACCGCACCACCGGCATCTGGCAGACGGTCTGGCTCGAACAGGTGCCGGAGACCTACGTGAGACGGATCCGCTGGTCGCCCCACCTGGAGCGCTGGGAGATCGGGTTTGAGGCCTTCATCCTGGGGCCCATCGCGGACGAACTCGAGGTGCAGGTGCGCCTCTCCAGCGACGGCGACCTCCTGGTCGAGGACCGCTACCGGGTGATACGGGGGGAGGTGCACCGCAGGATCGCCCTTTCGGATCCCGGCATCGACGACTTCAGGAACGACCTCCTCTGGTCCCCCGAGCACCCGCGCCTCATCGACGCGGAAGTGAAGCTCTTGAAGGGGGGGGAGGTGATCGACAGCATCACCTCCTACACCGCGCTCCGCTCGGCGAAGGTGCACCGGGACCGCTTCCTTTTGAACGGGCGGCTCTACCCCCTGAAACTCGTGCTGGACCAGGGGTACTGGCCGGAGACCCTGATGACGCCCCCGTCAAGCGAAGCCGCCCGGCGCGACGTGGAACTCGCCAAGCAGATGGGGTTCAACGGGGTGAGAAAGCACCAAAAGCTCGAGGACCCGCGCTACCTCTACTGGGCGGACCGGCTCGGGCTCGTGGTCTGGGGCGAGATGCCCTCCGCCTTCCGGTTCACCACCCGCGCCGTGAAGCGCCTGATGCGGGAATGGACCGAGGCCATCGAGCGGGACTACAGCCACCCCTGCGTCATCGTCTGGGTCCCCTTCAACGAGTCATGGGGGGTCCCGGACCTCACCGCCACCCAGGCGCACCGCGACGCGGTGCACGCCTTCTACCACCTCACCAAGACGCTCGACCCCGAACGCCCGGTGATCGGCAACGACGGATGGGAAAGCTCCGCCACCGACATCATCGGCATCCACGACTACGACAACAACCCGCAGACGCTCAGGGAACGGTACGGCCCGCAGGTGAAGCCGGACGAGCTCTTCGACCGGCGCCGGCCGGGGGGGCGCATCCTCACCCTGGACGGCTACCCGCACCGGGGGCAACCCATCATCCTCACCGAGTTCGGCGGCGTCGCCTACGTGAACCCCGCCGACGAGAGCCACCAGGGGACCTGGGGGTACTTCAGGCACGCGAGCCTCGAGGAGTTCGAGAAGCTGGTCCTGGCCCTCATCGACGTCGCCCGGGGGACCGCCATGTTCAGCGGTTTCTGCTACACCCAGTTCGCCGACACCTTCCAGGAGGCCAACGGCCTCCTCTACGCCGACCGGACCCCCAAGATCCCGCTCGAGAGAATCTGCGAGGCGGTGCGCGGCCAGGTCGAGGAGGGGGCGCTGCACTGGGAAAGCACCTAG
- the tpx gene encoding thiol peroxidase, with amino-acid sequence MPKVTFKGNPVTLVGPELKVGDAAPNFAVVDNSLNQVTLADYEGKVKIISAVPSLDTPVCDTETRRFNQEAAGLPGDVALLTISADLPFAQKRWCGAAGIDKVVTLSDYRDRSFALAYGVLIEELKLLSRAIFVIDQKNVIRYIQFVPEVTQEPDYAAVLAAAKGLL; translated from the coding sequence ATGCCTAAAGTTACTTTCAAGGGAAACCCGGTGACACTGGTGGGGCCGGAACTGAAGGTGGGAGATGCCGCTCCCAATTTCGCCGTGGTGGACAACTCTCTCAACCAGGTGACCCTGGCCGACTATGAGGGAAAGGTGAAGATCATAAGCGCCGTTCCTTCACTGGACACACCGGTCTGTGATACGGAGACCAGGCGCTTCAACCAGGAGGCCGCCGGCCTCCCCGGGGATGTGGCGCTGCTTACCATCAGCGCCGACCTCCCCTTCGCCCAGAAGAGGTGGTGCGGCGCGGCCGGGATCGACAAGGTGGTCACCCTCTCCGACTACCGCGACCGTTCCTTCGCCCTCGCCTACGGCGTACTGATCGAGGAACTCAAGCTCCTCTCGCGCGCCATCTTCGTCATCGACCAGAAGAACGTGATCCGCTACATCCAGTTCGTCCCCGAGGTGACCCAGGAGCCGGACTACGCCGCGGTGCTCGCGGCGGCGAAGGGGCTTCTCTAG
- a CDS encoding response regulator, whose translation MATTRIYCCETLGGDVRAALAQGCLGWVECTTFTGCCGRPPVSWDDLRRICGPSPAIVVGGECLAHLGAPPDDLRRVHLLKKRHCAALICGDYAFDRHTAAGAYLVTPGWLARWRSFVEGWGFNESTGAEFFAESCSRVTLVDTGSSPESLRSLEEFGAFVQRPVEAVAAGLELLSLQLERAHGELERQGAEGGDAAPAPASDYALLLDLLSRVSSSSGEQRVVEELLTLFAMLFGAREAAFIPGNGGPLYRHGEAVTEDRRLRQLAGEMPGSFEVAEEGRGFLVRLSHNGLVGWLWAAHFALPRHLQRYLNLAASAASVCAMAIVSARTVHRNLKESEEKYRLLFENMGNGFALLKMLLGPMGTPADFRFVEINPAFEAFTGRTEEELVGRTMLELLPDFEPSQLESLGQLAREGTPLALERYFFNGKWCQVWLFRPRPGYCGMIINDITRQKLLEDKLRQSIKMESVGRLAGGVAHEFNNMLSVIIGYAEMLGMEHFANSRVTDSLQEICKAAQRSRDLTAQLLSFSRQQLISPKNVDVNQALEVLARKVSLLAGPGTRVSLKLCPEPWPVRIDPAQLEEIVANIASNAGAAMPGGGTLVIATGNITAGEEICYTNIDAAPGEYLEIAISDSGHGMDGETCRHVFEPFFTTREVGQGSGLGLASVYGMVTQNGGFVTVESKRGEGTTFRVCLPRVRDRVQETKVVAPGKASGTVLVVEDDEIVGRMTLKMLEHMGYRVLLAGDSTEALELCRTEHGIDLVLSDVMLPGASGKEAVEAILALRPDLKIIYMSGYAPETLLDKGVDRGRVNFIQKPFDMASLSDKIRSALSGTFATG comes from the coding sequence ATGGCGACCACGCGCATCTACTGCTGCGAGACACTCGGGGGGGACGTCAGGGCCGCCCTGGCCCAGGGGTGCCTGGGGTGGGTGGAATGCACCACCTTCACCGGGTGCTGCGGCCGCCCCCCCGTTTCGTGGGACGATCTGCGGCGCATATGCGGCCCCTCTCCCGCCATCGTGGTCGGGGGGGAGTGCCTGGCGCACCTGGGTGCCCCACCTGACGACCTGCGCCGGGTACATCTGCTGAAAAAGCGCCATTGCGCAGCGCTTATCTGCGGTGATTACGCCTTCGACAGGCACACCGCCGCCGGGGCGTACCTGGTCACCCCCGGATGGCTCGCCCGGTGGCGTTCCTTCGTGGAGGGGTGGGGCTTTAACGAGAGTACCGGTGCCGAATTCTTCGCGGAAAGCTGCTCCAGGGTGACCCTGGTCGACACGGGGAGCTCGCCGGAGAGTCTCCGGTCGCTGGAGGAGTTCGGGGCTTTCGTGCAGCGGCCGGTCGAGGCGGTTGCCGCAGGGCTCGAGCTTTTGAGCCTGCAGCTGGAAAGGGCGCACGGCGAGCTGGAGCGGCAGGGCGCAGAGGGGGGCGACGCCGCGCCTGCGCCGGCCTCCGACTACGCGCTGCTCCTTGACCTGCTCTCCAGGGTGTCGAGCAGCAGCGGCGAGCAACGGGTGGTCGAAGAGCTCCTTACCCTGTTCGCCATGCTGTTTGGGGCGAGGGAAGCGGCCTTCATCCCGGGAAACGGGGGGCCGCTCTACCGTCATGGCGAGGCGGTGACCGAAGACCGGAGGCTGCGCCAGCTCGCCGGGGAGATGCCGGGAAGCTTCGAGGTGGCGGAGGAGGGAAGAGGGTTCCTGGTGCGCCTGAGCCACAACGGTCTGGTGGGGTGGCTGTGGGCCGCCCACTTCGCCCTCCCCCGGCACCTGCAGAGATACCTGAACCTCGCCGCCAGCGCCGCCAGCGTCTGCGCCATGGCCATCGTGTCCGCCAGGACCGTGCACCGCAACCTCAAGGAGAGCGAGGAGAAGTACCGGCTGTTGTTCGAGAACATGGGGAACGGGTTCGCCCTCCTGAAGATGCTCCTGGGGCCGATGGGAACCCCGGCGGACTTCCGCTTCGTAGAGATCAACCCCGCCTTCGAGGCCTTCACCGGCAGGACCGAGGAGGAGCTGGTGGGGCGGACCATGCTGGAGCTCCTCCCCGATTTCGAGCCGTCCCAGCTGGAAAGCCTGGGGCAGCTCGCCCGCGAGGGGACGCCGCTCGCCCTGGAGCGCTACTTCTTCAACGGCAAGTGGTGCCAGGTTTGGCTCTTCCGTCCCAGGCCCGGCTACTGCGGCATGATCATCAACGACATCACCAGGCAAAAGCTCCTGGAGGACAAGCTCAGGCAGTCGATCAAGATGGAATCGGTGGGGCGTCTGGCGGGAGGTGTCGCTCACGAATTCAACAACATGCTGTCGGTCATCATCGGTTACGCGGAGATGCTGGGGATGGAGCACTTCGCCAACTCGCGCGTCACCGATTCGCTTCAGGAGATCTGCAAGGCGGCGCAGCGCTCCCGGGACCTCACGGCGCAGCTCCTCTCCTTCTCGCGGCAGCAGCTCATCTCGCCGAAGAACGTGGATGTGAACCAGGCGCTGGAGGTGCTGGCGCGCAAGGTATCGCTCCTGGCCGGACCGGGGACGCGGGTTTCCCTGAAGCTCTGCCCGGAGCCGTGGCCGGTGCGGATCGACCCGGCCCAGCTGGAGGAGATCGTCGCCAACATCGCCAGCAACGCCGGCGCGGCCATGCCCGGCGGGGGGACCCTGGTCATCGCCACCGGCAACATCACGGCCGGCGAGGAGATCTGCTACACCAACATCGACGCGGCGCCGGGGGAGTACCTGGAGATAGCGATCTCCGATTCCGGGCACGGCATGGACGGCGAGACCTGCCGGCACGTCTTCGAACCCTTCTTCACCACGCGGGAGGTGGGGCAGGGGAGCGGCCTGGGGCTTGCCAGCGTGTACGGCATGGTGACCCAGAACGGCGGGTTTGTGACCGTGGAGAGCAAGCGCGGGGAGGGAACCACCTTCCGGGTCTGTCTCCCCCGCGTCCGGGACCGGGTCCAGGAGACGAAGGTGGTAGCGCCGGGGAAGGCGAGCGGCACCGTGCTGGTGGTCGAGGACGACGAGATCGTGGGGAGGATGACCCTGAAGATGCTGGAGCACATGGGATACCGCGTGCTGCTGGCGGGCGATTCGACCGAGGCGCTCGAACTGTGCCGGACGGAACATGGCATCGACCTGGTGCTGTCGGACGTGATGCTGCCGGGGGCGAGCGGCAAGGAGGCGGTGGAAGCCATCCTCGCCCTGCGCCCCGATTTGAAGATCATCTACATGTCCGGCTATGCCCCGGAAACCCTGCTGGACAAGGGGGTGGACCGCGGCCGGGTCAACTTCATCCAGAAGCCCTTCGACATGGCGAGCCTGTCGGACAAGATCAGGTCCGCCCTCTCCGGGACCTTCGCTACCGGGTAG
- a CDS encoding cobalamin B12-binding domain-containing protein: protein MATSCYSGNAADHLYSPPVLLLEAALVSMDRLAVRQIYDHSGLSPLSFCEQVIAPALSVIGEKWDRGDLSLSHVYMSGRVCEEFMEQVLGGRSDCVDERRRVALAVLEDYHLLGKRLVGFVLKGAGVPYLDYGTVSAQELVRRVQRDGVRVLLISALMLPSALKVREVRDALDRLGVECRIVVGGAPFRLDPALHREVGADLSCDTASQVLLALGQLREGES, encoded by the coding sequence ATGGCCACCTCCTGCTACTCTGGTAACGCTGCCGACCATCTCTACAGTCCGCCCGTGCTACTTCTGGAAGCCGCTCTGGTCAGCATGGACCGGCTGGCCGTGCGGCAGATCTATGACCATTCCGGCCTCTCCCCCCTCAGTTTTTGCGAACAGGTAATCGCACCGGCACTCTCCGTCATCGGGGAGAAATGGGATCGCGGCGATCTTTCCCTCTCCCATGTCTATATGAGCGGCCGGGTGTGCGAGGAGTTCATGGAGCAGGTGCTCGGGGGGCGGTCCGACTGCGTGGACGAACGCAGGCGCGTGGCGCTGGCGGTGCTCGAGGACTACCACCTGCTGGGCAAGCGCCTGGTCGGTTTCGTGCTCAAGGGGGCGGGCGTCCCCTACCTCGACTACGGGACGGTGTCGGCGCAGGAACTGGTGCGGCGCGTGCAACGGGACGGGGTGCGGGTGCTCCTCATCTCCGCGCTCATGCTGCCGTCCGCCCTGAAGGTGCGGGAGGTGCGCGACGCCCTGGACCGGCTCGGGGTGGAATGCCGCATCGTGGTGGGAGGCGCTCCCTTCCGGCTTGACCCCGCGCTGCACAGGGAGGTGGGGGCGGATCTGAGCTGCGACACCGCCTCGCAGGTGCTGCTGGCCCTGGGGCAGCTCAGGGAGGGGGAGTCATGA
- the glf gene encoding UDP-galactopyranose mutase, translating to MGTFDIVVVGAGISGSTLAERYASRGARVLVLEKRHHIGGNCYDSYDRHGILISNYGAHLFHTEFEDVWRYVNRFSDWYPYEHRVLARVDGKLVPIPVNITTVNSVFGLSLRSEEEMRGFLERVQVKHEAPRNGEEAALARVGHVLYEKMFKHYTKKQWDKYPHELDASVLQRIPIRTNFDDRYFSDRYQALPVNGYTRLFEKMLRHPNIEVRLNSDYFDVRQSPELRGCRKLFYAGPIDRFFDYRHSRHKKLQWRSIRFEWITLDREFFQENSVINYPDPADGEFTRIVEYKHFTRQKHHKTTISREYTTDEGDPYYPVPTPENEAIYRRYQEEAERLPDVHFVGRLANYKYFNMDQAFKNALDLFHTLEGDDGPQL from the coding sequence ATGGGCACATTCGACATCGTCGTCGTGGGAGCAGGCATTTCGGGATCAACGCTGGCGGAGCGCTACGCCTCCCGCGGGGCGCGGGTGCTGGTGCTGGAGAAACGGCACCACATCGGGGGAAACTGCTATGACAGTTACGACAGGCACGGCATCCTGATCTCCAACTACGGCGCCCACCTTTTCCACACCGAGTTCGAGGACGTCTGGCGCTATGTGAACCGCTTCTCCGACTGGTACCCTTACGAGCACCGCGTGCTCGCCCGCGTGGACGGCAAGCTGGTGCCCATCCCGGTCAACATCACCACCGTGAACTCCGTCTTCGGGCTCTCCCTGCGCAGCGAGGAGGAGATGCGCGGCTTCCTGGAGCGGGTGCAGGTAAAGCACGAAGCGCCCAGAAACGGCGAGGAGGCCGCCCTCGCGCGGGTGGGACACGTCCTCTACGAGAAGATGTTCAAGCACTACACCAAGAAGCAGTGGGACAAATACCCGCACGAACTGGACGCCTCCGTGCTGCAGAGGATCCCCATCCGCACCAACTTCGACGACCGCTACTTCAGCGACCGCTACCAGGCGCTCCCGGTCAACGGCTACACGAGGCTCTTCGAGAAGATGCTCCGGCACCCCAACATCGAGGTGCGCCTGAACAGCGACTACTTCGACGTGAGGCAAAGCCCCGAGCTGCGCGGCTGCCGCAAGCTCTTCTACGCCGGCCCTATCGACCGCTTCTTCGACTACCGCCATTCCCGCCACAAGAAACTGCAGTGGCGTTCCATCCGCTTCGAATGGATCACCCTGGACCGGGAATTCTTCCAGGAGAACTCGGTGATCAACTACCCCGACCCGGCCGACGGCGAGTTCACCCGCATCGTCGAATACAAGCATTTCACCCGCCAGAAACACCACAAGACCACCATTTCCCGCGAATACACCACCGACGAGGGGGATCCGTACTACCCGGTCCCCACCCCGGAGAACGAGGCGATCTACCGGCGCTACCAGGAGGAGGCGGAGCGGCTCCCCGACGTGCACTTCGTCGGGCGCCTGGCCAACTACAAGTACTTCAACATGGACCAGGCCTTCAAGAACGCCCTCGACCTCTTCCACACCCTGGAAGGGGATGACGGCCCCCAGTTGTAA
- a CDS encoding glutaredoxin family protein: MIFPMSAIHHTTSFPASRTGPRAGTPPPRILPVLPSRQPVPQWAMRLLGALVLLLVLFCPAARCALASTSSSATLYYFWGEGCPHCAKAKPFLEELQRKHPGLKVESWEVLEHRENIPRLMRMAKERGREATGVPVFIIGTHYFSGFSEATPAQLEGAVEEALKPRAVTPQVPGAVTPKRAAPQAGTPGTAGGLTLPGVGELDPRRHSLPFFTLVIASLDSFNPCAFFVLFFLLSLLIHARSRRRMLLIGGVFVLVSGLLYFLFLAAWLNLFLLVGTLPAVTTTAGILALLIGFINVKDFFLFRQGVTLGIPEGKKPKLFARMRLLLKAESLAPLLLGTAVLAVAANSYELLCTAGFPMVFTRALTLHRLAAAGYYFYLALYCLVYVVPLAVIVVIFTVTLGGRKLSEWQGRVLKLVSGVMMLGLAVVLLMRPALLSDPLVSGLLLAATLAVAVVLALCFRPARGDGGQDGGATR; encoded by the coding sequence ATGATCTTCCCCATGTCCGCCATCCACCACACAACGAGCTTCCCCGCTTCCCGCACCGGTCCCCGCGCCGGCACGCCCCCCCCTCGCATCCTCCCGGTATTACCTTCGCGCCAACCAGTGCCGCAATGGGCGATGCGCCTTCTCGGCGCTCTCGTCCTGCTCCTCGTTCTTTTCTGTCCCGCTGCCCGGTGCGCCCTCGCCTCGACTTCCTCCTCCGCCACTCTCTACTACTTCTGGGGCGAGGGGTGCCCGCACTGCGCGAAGGCGAAGCCTTTTCTTGAGGAACTGCAGCGCAAGCACCCGGGACTGAAGGTGGAATCATGGGAGGTGCTGGAACACCGGGAGAACATACCGCGACTGATGCGCATGGCCAAGGAGAGGGGGCGGGAGGCGACCGGGGTGCCGGTCTTCATCATCGGAACACACTATTTCAGCGGTTTTTCCGAAGCAACCCCGGCACAGCTCGAGGGGGCGGTAGAGGAGGCGCTGAAGCCGCGCGCCGTCACCCCCCAGGTCCCCGGTGCGGTCACCCCGAAGAGGGCTGCGCCCCAAGCCGGCACCCCTGGTACGGCCGGCGGGCTCACGCTTCCCGGGGTGGGAGAGCTCGACCCGCGGCGGCATTCCCTCCCCTTCTTCACCCTGGTGATCGCGTCGCTGGACAGCTTCAACCCCTGCGCCTTTTTCGTGCTCTTCTTCCTCTTGAGCCTTTTGATCCACGCCCGTTCCCGGCGACGCATGTTGCTGATCGGCGGGGTCTTCGTGCTCGTCTCGGGACTCCTCTATTTCCTGTTCCTGGCGGCCTGGCTCAACCTGTTCCTGCTGGTCGGGACACTCCCCGCCGTCACCACGACCGCCGGGATCCTGGCGCTCCTCATCGGGTTCATCAACGTGAAGGACTTCTTCCTGTTCCGGCAGGGGGTGACGCTCGGCATCCCCGAGGGGAAAAAACCGAAGCTTTTCGCCCGCATGAGGCTGCTTCTGAAGGCCGAATCGCTTGCGCCCCTTCTGCTGGGAACCGCCGTGCTCGCCGTGGCCGCCAACAGCTACGAGCTTTTGTGCACCGCGGGGTTTCCCATGGTCTTCACCCGCGCGCTGACGCTGCACCGGCTCGCCGCCGCTGGCTATTACTTCTATCTCGCCCTGTACTGCCTGGTCTACGTGGTGCCGCTGGCGGTGATCGTGGTGATCTTCACCGTCACCCTGGGGGGAAGGAAGCTGAGCGAATGGCAGGGGCGGGTGCTGAAGCTCGTTTCGGGGGTGATGATGCTGGGGCTCGCGGTGGTGCTTCTAATGAGGCCCGCGCTTTTGAGCGACCCGCTGGTCTCCGGTCTGCTGCTCGCCGCGACCCTGGCCGTCGCGGTGGTGCTCGCCCTGTGCTTCCGGCCGGCGCGCGGGGACGGGGGACAAGACGGCGGGGCTACCCGGTAG